The proteins below come from a single Acinonyx jubatus isolate Ajub_Pintada_27869175 chromosome A1, VMU_Ajub_asm_v1.0, whole genome shotgun sequence genomic window:
- the LATS2 gene encoding serine/threonine-protein kinase LATS2 isoform X3 — MAGRALKQTGSRSIEAALEYISKMGYLDPRNEQIVRVIKQTSPGKGIAPAPGPRRPSFEGTGDPFPPYHQMSGAAYEGSGPLEEVPRQYMDFLFSGSARSVPGGHQHQPKGYAANLESAGMSFPVAAPAGQALPLQGPPYRPHLLVPGEPLGYGLQRSPSFQNKEAGAYASPAAKGPAVQVQVQVPPGAGHAFPAAGAAAGLYLPHPHHKQAHQVHVMGSRGQVFASDSPPQSLMAPSRNSLNVDLYDLSGAPVQQWQASTLSRRDSLQKPGLEAPPRQHVAFLPEGPVPSRTNSFNSHQPPVAVPMRAGVPGKTEPSVPSPNTITAVTAAHILHPVKSVRVMRPEPQTAVGPSHPAWVPAPAPAPAPAAGVESLDSKDEHSLPLGGAGAYPLDVEYGGPDLRCPPPPYPKHLLLHSKSEQYDVDGLCAGVEQSLRGGPAAEPTDRSDKSHKGAKGERPGKDKKQIQTSPVPVRKASRDEEKRESRIKSYSPYAFKFFMEQHVENVIKTYQQKVNRRLQLEQEMAKAGLCEAEQAQMRKILYQKESNYNRLKRAKMDKSMFVKIKTLGIGAFGEVCLACKVDTHALYAMKTLRKKDVLNRNQVAHVKAERDILAEADNEWVVKLYYSFQDKDSLYFVMDYIPGGDMMSLLIRMEVFPEHLARFYIAELTLAIESVHKMGFIHRDIKPDNILIDLDGHIKLTDFGLCTGFRWTHNSKYYQKGSHIRQDSMEPSDLWDDVSNCRCGDRLKTLEQRARKQHQRCLAHSLVGTPNYIAPEVLLRKGYTQLCDWWSVGVILFEMLVGQPPFLAPTPTETQLKVINWENTLHIPAQVKLSAEARDLITKLCCAADQRLGRNGADDLKAHPFFGAIDFSSDIRKQPAPYVPKISHPMDTSNFDPVDEESPWNDASEDSTKAWDTLTSPNNKHPEHAFYEFTFRRFFDDNGYPFRCPKPSGADASQAEDSDVENSDMGDQTEGCQPVYV; from the exons GGAAGGGCATCGCGCCGGCCCCCGGGCCGCGGAGGCCGAGCTTCGAAGGAACAGGCGACCCCTTCCCGCCCTACCATCAGATGAGCGGGGCAGCCTACGAGGGCAGCGGTCCGCTGGAGGAGGTGCCCCGGCAGTACATGGACTTTCTTTTCTCCGGAAGCGCTCGCAGCGTGCCCGGCGGCCATCAGCACCAGCCCAAAGGCTACGCGGCCAACCTGGAGTCCGCGGGGATGAGCTTCCCGGTGGCCGCGCCGGCGGGCCAAGCCCTCCCGCTGCAAGGCCCCCCCTACAGGCCGCACCTGCTGGTGCCGGGGGAGCCGCTGGGCTACGGCCTGCAGCGCAGCCCCTCCTTCCAAAACAAGGAGGCGGGAGCGTACGCGAGCCCGGCCGCCAAGGGCCCCGCGGTGCAGGTGCAGGTGCAGGTGCCCCCGGGCGCCGGCCACGCGTTTCCGGCCGCGGGAGCGGCGGCCGGTCTGTACCTGCCCCACCCGCACCACAAGCAGGCCCACCAGGTGCACGTGATGGGCTCCCGGGGCCAGGTGTTCGCCAGCGACAGCCCCCCGCAGAGTCTGATGGCGCCCTCCAGGAACAGCCTCAACGTGGACCTGTACGACCTGAGCGGCGCCCCCGTCCAGCAGTGGCAGGCCTCCACCCTGTCCCGCCGCGACTCTCTGCAGAAGCCGGGCCTGGAGGCACCCCCCCGCCAGCACGTGGCCTTCCTGCCCGAAGGCCCGGTCCCCAGCAGGACCAACTCCTTCAACAGCCACCAGCCGCCCGTGGCCGTGCCCATGCGGGCGGGCGTGCCCGGCAAGACGGAGCCCTCCGTGCCCTCCCCCAACACCATCACGGCCGTGACGGCCGCCCACATCCTGCACCCGGTCAAGAGCGTGAGGGTGATGCGGCCCGAGCCGCAGACGGCCGTGGGGCCCTCACACCCGGCCTGGGTGCCCGCGCCCGCGCCTGCGCCCGCGCCCGCGGCCGGGGTGGAGAGTCTGGACTCGAAGGACGAGCACTCCCTGCCGCTGGGGGGCGCCGGTGCGTACCCGCTGGACGTGGAGTACGGCGGCCCGGACCTGAGGTGCCCGCCCCCGCCGTACCCCAAGCACCTGCTGCTGCACAGCAAGTCCGAGCAGTACGACGTGGACGGCCTATGCGCCGGCGTGGAGCAGAGCCTCCGGGGGGGCCCGGCCGCCGAGCCCACCGACCGGAGCGACAAGAGCCACAAAGGCGCCAAAGGGGAGAGGCCGGGGAAGGATAAAAAGCAGATCCAGACCTCTCCTGTCCCCGTCCGGAAAGCCAGCAGGGACGAGGAGAAGAGGGAGTCGCGCATCAAGAGCTACTCACCATATGCGTTCAAGTTCTTCATGGAGCAGCACGTGGAGAATGTCATAAAAACCTACCAGCAGAAGGTCAACCGGAGGCTGCAGCTGGAGCAGGAAATGGCGAAA GCTGGACTCTGTGAAGCTGAACAGGCGCAGATGAGGAAGATCCTCTACCAGAAGGAATCTAACTACAACAGGCTGAAGAGGGCCAAAATGGATAAGTCCATGTTTGTGAAAATCAAAACCCTGGGGATCGGTGCCTTTGGAGAAGTGTGCCTTGCTTGTAAGGTGGACACGCACGCCCTCTACGCCATGAAGACCCTCAGGAAGAAGGACGTCCTGAACCGGAATCAGGTGGCCCACGTCAAGGCCGAGAGGGACATCCTGGCTGAGGCAGACAATGAGTGGGTGGTCAAGCTCTACTATTCCTTCCAAGACAAGGACAGCCTGTACTTTGTGATGGACTACATCCCGGGGGGGGACATGATGAGCCTGCTGATCCGGATGGAGGTCTTCCCCGAGCACCTGGCCCGGTTCTACATCGCAGAGTTGACCCTGGCCATTGAGAGCGTCCACAAGATGGGCTTCATCCACCGAGACATCAAGCCAGACAACATTCTGATAGATCTCGATGGTCACATCAAACTGACGGATTTTGGCCTCTGCACTGGGTTCAGGTGGACTCACAATTCCAAATACTACCAGAAAG GGAGCCACATCAGAcaggacagcatggagcccagcgaCCTCTGGGATGACGTGTCTAACTGTCGATGTGGAGACCGGCTGAAGACGCTGGAGCAGAGAGCCCGGAAGCAGCACCAGAGGTGTCTGGCCCACTCCCTGGTTGGGACCCCAAATTACATCGCACCCGAAGTGCTGCTGCGAAAAG GGTACACGCAGCTCTGTGACTGGTGGAGTGTTGGCGTGATTCTCTTCGAGATGCTGGTGGGACAGCCACCCTTCTTGGCCCCGACTCCCACGGAGACCCAGCTGAAG GTGATAAACTGGGAGAACACGCTCCACATTCCAGCCCAGGTCAAGCTGAGCGCCGAAGCCCGGGACCTTATCACCAAACTGTGCTGTGCTGCTGACCAGCGCCTGGGGAGGAACGGGGCCGACGATCTGAAGGCCCACCCCTTCTTCGGGGCCATCGACTTCTCCAGTGACATCCGGAAGCAGCCGGCCCCCTATGTGCCCAAGATCAGCCACCCCATGGACACCTCCAACTTTGACCCCGTAGACGAAGAGAGCCCTTGGAACGACGCTAGTGAAGACAGCACTAAGGCCTGGGACACGCTCACCTCTCCCAACAACAAACACCCTGAGCACGCGTTTTATGAATTCACTTTCCGGAGGTTCTTTGACGACAACGGCTACCCCTTTAGGTGCCCAAAGCCTTCGGGAGCAGACGCTTCACAGGCCGAGGACTCTGACGTGGAAAATTCTGATATGGGGGATCAGACCGAAGGGTGCCAGCCAGTGTATGTGTAG
- the LATS2 gene encoding serine/threonine-protein kinase LATS2 isoform X2: protein MPARRSWEMAGRALKQTGSRSIEAALEYISKMGYLDPRNEQIVRVIKQTSPGKGIAPAPGPRRPSFEGTGDPFPPYHQMSGAAYEGSGPLEEVPRQYMDFLFSGSARSVPGGHQHQPKGYAANLESAGMSFPVAAPAGQALPLQGPPYRPHLLVPGEPLGYGLQRSPSFQNKEAGAYASPAAKGPAVQVQVQVPPGAGHAFPAAGAAAGLYLPHPHHKQAHQVHVMGSRGQVFASDSPPQSLMAPSRNSLNVDLYDLSGAPVQQWQASTLSRRDSLQKPGLEAPPRQHVAFLPEGPVPSRTNSFNSHQPPVAVPMRAGVPGKTEPSVPSPNTITAVTAAHILHPVKSVRVMRPEPQTAVGPSHPAWVPAPAPAPAPAAGVESLDSKDEHSLPLGGAGAYPLDVEYGGPDLRCPPPPYPKHLLLHSKSEQYDVDGLCAGVEQSLRGGPAAEPTDRSDKSHKGAKGERPGKDKKQIQTSPVPVRKASRDEEKRESRIKSYSPYAFKFFMEQHVENVIKTYQQKVNRRLQLEQEMAKAGLCEAEQAQMRKILYQKESNYNRLKRAKMDKSMFVKIKTLGIGAFGEVCLACKVDTHALYAMKTLRKKDVLNRNQVAHVKAERDILAEADNEWVVKLYYSFQDKDSLYFVMDYIPGGDMMSLLIRMEVFPEHLARFYIAELTLAIESVHKMGFIHRDIKPDNILIDLDGHIKLTDFGLCTGFRWTHNSKYYQKGSHIRQDSMEPSDLWDDVSNCRCGDRLKTLEQRARKQHQRCLAHSLVGTPNYIAPEVLLRKGYTQLCDWWSVGVILFEMLVGQPPFLAPTPTETQLKVINWENTLHIPAQVKLSAEARDLITKLCCAADQRLGRNGADDLKAHPFFGAIDFSSDIRKQPAPYVPKISHPMDTSNFDPVDEESPWNDASEDSTKAWDTLTSPNNKHPEHAFYEFTFRRFFDDNGYPFRCPKPSGADASQAEDSDVENSDMGDQTEGCQPVYV, encoded by the exons GGAAGGGCATCGCGCCGGCCCCCGGGCCGCGGAGGCCGAGCTTCGAAGGAACAGGCGACCCCTTCCCGCCCTACCATCAGATGAGCGGGGCAGCCTACGAGGGCAGCGGTCCGCTGGAGGAGGTGCCCCGGCAGTACATGGACTTTCTTTTCTCCGGAAGCGCTCGCAGCGTGCCCGGCGGCCATCAGCACCAGCCCAAAGGCTACGCGGCCAACCTGGAGTCCGCGGGGATGAGCTTCCCGGTGGCCGCGCCGGCGGGCCAAGCCCTCCCGCTGCAAGGCCCCCCCTACAGGCCGCACCTGCTGGTGCCGGGGGAGCCGCTGGGCTACGGCCTGCAGCGCAGCCCCTCCTTCCAAAACAAGGAGGCGGGAGCGTACGCGAGCCCGGCCGCCAAGGGCCCCGCGGTGCAGGTGCAGGTGCAGGTGCCCCCGGGCGCCGGCCACGCGTTTCCGGCCGCGGGAGCGGCGGCCGGTCTGTACCTGCCCCACCCGCACCACAAGCAGGCCCACCAGGTGCACGTGATGGGCTCCCGGGGCCAGGTGTTCGCCAGCGACAGCCCCCCGCAGAGTCTGATGGCGCCCTCCAGGAACAGCCTCAACGTGGACCTGTACGACCTGAGCGGCGCCCCCGTCCAGCAGTGGCAGGCCTCCACCCTGTCCCGCCGCGACTCTCTGCAGAAGCCGGGCCTGGAGGCACCCCCCCGCCAGCACGTGGCCTTCCTGCCCGAAGGCCCGGTCCCCAGCAGGACCAACTCCTTCAACAGCCACCAGCCGCCCGTGGCCGTGCCCATGCGGGCGGGCGTGCCCGGCAAGACGGAGCCCTCCGTGCCCTCCCCCAACACCATCACGGCCGTGACGGCCGCCCACATCCTGCACCCGGTCAAGAGCGTGAGGGTGATGCGGCCCGAGCCGCAGACGGCCGTGGGGCCCTCACACCCGGCCTGGGTGCCCGCGCCCGCGCCTGCGCCCGCGCCCGCGGCCGGGGTGGAGAGTCTGGACTCGAAGGACGAGCACTCCCTGCCGCTGGGGGGCGCCGGTGCGTACCCGCTGGACGTGGAGTACGGCGGCCCGGACCTGAGGTGCCCGCCCCCGCCGTACCCCAAGCACCTGCTGCTGCACAGCAAGTCCGAGCAGTACGACGTGGACGGCCTATGCGCCGGCGTGGAGCAGAGCCTCCGGGGGGGCCCGGCCGCCGAGCCCACCGACCGGAGCGACAAGAGCCACAAAGGCGCCAAAGGGGAGAGGCCGGGGAAGGATAAAAAGCAGATCCAGACCTCTCCTGTCCCCGTCCGGAAAGCCAGCAGGGACGAGGAGAAGAGGGAGTCGCGCATCAAGAGCTACTCACCATATGCGTTCAAGTTCTTCATGGAGCAGCACGTGGAGAATGTCATAAAAACCTACCAGCAGAAGGTCAACCGGAGGCTGCAGCTGGAGCAGGAAATGGCGAAA GCTGGACTCTGTGAAGCTGAACAGGCGCAGATGAGGAAGATCCTCTACCAGAAGGAATCTAACTACAACAGGCTGAAGAGGGCCAAAATGGATAAGTCCATGTTTGTGAAAATCAAAACCCTGGGGATCGGTGCCTTTGGAGAAGTGTGCCTTGCTTGTAAGGTGGACACGCACGCCCTCTACGCCATGAAGACCCTCAGGAAGAAGGACGTCCTGAACCGGAATCAGGTGGCCCACGTCAAGGCCGAGAGGGACATCCTGGCTGAGGCAGACAATGAGTGGGTGGTCAAGCTCTACTATTCCTTCCAAGACAAGGACAGCCTGTACTTTGTGATGGACTACATCCCGGGGGGGGACATGATGAGCCTGCTGATCCGGATGGAGGTCTTCCCCGAGCACCTGGCCCGGTTCTACATCGCAGAGTTGACCCTGGCCATTGAGAGCGTCCACAAGATGGGCTTCATCCACCGAGACATCAAGCCAGACAACATTCTGATAGATCTCGATGGTCACATCAAACTGACGGATTTTGGCCTCTGCACTGGGTTCAGGTGGACTCACAATTCCAAATACTACCAGAAAG GGAGCCACATCAGAcaggacagcatggagcccagcgaCCTCTGGGATGACGTGTCTAACTGTCGATGTGGAGACCGGCTGAAGACGCTGGAGCAGAGAGCCCGGAAGCAGCACCAGAGGTGTCTGGCCCACTCCCTGGTTGGGACCCCAAATTACATCGCACCCGAAGTGCTGCTGCGAAAAG GGTACACGCAGCTCTGTGACTGGTGGAGTGTTGGCGTGATTCTCTTCGAGATGCTGGTGGGACAGCCACCCTTCTTGGCCCCGACTCCCACGGAGACCCAGCTGAAG GTGATAAACTGGGAGAACACGCTCCACATTCCAGCCCAGGTCAAGCTGAGCGCCGAAGCCCGGGACCTTATCACCAAACTGTGCTGTGCTGCTGACCAGCGCCTGGGGAGGAACGGGGCCGACGATCTGAAGGCCCACCCCTTCTTCGGGGCCATCGACTTCTCCAGTGACATCCGGAAGCAGCCGGCCCCCTATGTGCCCAAGATCAGCCACCCCATGGACACCTCCAACTTTGACCCCGTAGACGAAGAGAGCCCTTGGAACGACGCTAGTGAAGACAGCACTAAGGCCTGGGACACGCTCACCTCTCCCAACAACAAACACCCTGAGCACGCGTTTTATGAATTCACTTTCCGGAGGTTCTTTGACGACAACGGCTACCCCTTTAGGTGCCCAAAGCCTTCGGGAGCAGACGCTTCACAGGCCGAGGACTCTGACGTGGAAAATTCTGATATGGGGGATCAGACCGAAGGGTGCCAGCCAGTGTATGTGTAG